One Paraburkholderia sp. IMGN_8 DNA window includes the following coding sequences:
- a CDS encoding PepSY-associated TM helix domain-containing protein, translating to MRPFFVRLHRWFGVATALFLFTAGLTGAIIAWDHELDAALNPSFFKARTSGTALSGLELARRVEAADPRLQVTYLPLAVEPGHTLQMMVLPRTDPATQQPYPLDFNQIAVDPATGDILGRRQWGAVSLARLNLIPFVYKLHYTLQLPFTGGVDIGTWLMGIVGIVWLFDSAIALWLSFPSFKAWRKSFAFRVRRGGYALTFDLHRSGGVWIWGLLAIVALTSVSMNLAAPVVRSIVSLFSPLTPNAVNNPEILRAPQPGDQVLSRERIVQLADDAGKAQNLKVPPGGIYYAALRHAYGVGFYATGNDHGDIGLGNPWMYWDAATGKPLDVQIPGKGTAGDIFMQVQFPLHSGRILGPGGRILISAVGIAVAVLSATGLLIWLKKLNARRRSAQNAQNAHRARDAARSAVRS from the coding sequence ATGAGGCCGTTTTTCGTTCGCCTGCACCGCTGGTTCGGCGTCGCCACCGCGCTGTTTCTATTCACCGCCGGCCTCACCGGCGCGATCATCGCGTGGGATCACGAGCTCGATGCGGCGCTGAACCCGTCCTTCTTCAAGGCGCGTACCTCCGGCACGGCGCTCTCGGGACTGGAACTGGCACGACGCGTCGAGGCCGCCGATCCGCGGCTCCAGGTGACGTATCTGCCGCTCGCCGTCGAACCCGGCCACACCTTGCAAATGATGGTGCTGCCGCGCACCGACCCCGCCACGCAGCAGCCCTACCCGCTCGACTTCAACCAGATCGCCGTCGATCCAGCGACCGGCGACATCCTGGGACGCCGCCAATGGGGCGCCGTGTCGCTCGCGCGCCTGAACCTGATTCCGTTCGTCTACAAGCTGCACTACACGCTGCAACTACCGTTTACCGGCGGCGTCGATATCGGCACCTGGCTGATGGGGATCGTTGGGATCGTGTGGCTGTTCGATAGCGCGATCGCGCTGTGGCTATCGTTTCCGAGCTTCAAGGCATGGCGCAAGTCGTTCGCGTTTCGCGTACGGCGCGGCGGCTATGCGCTCACCTTCGACCTGCACCGCTCGGGCGGTGTGTGGATCTGGGGCTTGCTGGCGATCGTCGCGCTGACGTCGGTCTCGATGAATCTTGCAGCGCCAGTGGTGCGGTCGATCGTATCGCTGTTTTCGCCGCTCACGCCGAATGCGGTCAACAACCCGGAAATCCTGCGCGCCCCGCAGCCCGGCGATCAGGTGCTGAGCCGCGAACGCATCGTGCAACTGGCTGACGACGCGGGTAAAGCGCAGAACCTGAAGGTGCCGCCCGGCGGCATCTACTACGCGGCGCTCCGGCACGCGTACGGGGTCGGCTTCTACGCCACCGGCAACGATCACGGCGATATCGGCCTCGGCAATCCGTGGATGTATTGGGACGCGGCCACCGGCAAGCCGCTCGACGTGCAAATCCCCGGCAAGGGAACGGCCGGCGATATCTTCATGCAGGTGCAATTCCCGCTGCACTCGGGACGCATCCTTGGTCCCGGCGGGCGGATTCTGATTAGCGCGGTGGGGATTGCAGTCGCCGTGCTGAGCGCGACAGGACTGCTGATCTGGCTGAAGAAGCTGAATGCGCGCCGCCGTTCGGCTCAAAACGCACAAAACGCACATAGAGCACGGGATGCGGCGAGGTCCGCGGTGCGGTCCTAG
- the purU gene encoding formyltetrahydrofolate deformylase, translating to MSTDHSFILKLSCADRPGIVHAVSGFLFERGSNILDSAQFGDSGTGEFFMRVHFQQVGGDPGLSALRTSFAALAEQFGMRWELHDASVKPRVVIMVSKIGHCLNDLLFRYRTGQLGIEIPAIISNHKEFYQLAASYDIPFHHFPLMGGTPDAKTAQEARVLEVIDEHQADLVVLARYMQILSPKLCEALAGRAINIHHSFLPSFKGAKPYYQAFDRGVKLIGATAHYVTTDLDEGPIIEQEVERVDHSMTPEQLTAIGRDVECVTLARAVKWHVEHRVVLNGSKTVVFR from the coding sequence ATGTCGACCGATCACAGCTTTATCCTCAAACTGTCGTGCGCCGACCGGCCCGGCATCGTCCACGCGGTTTCGGGCTTCCTGTTCGAGCGTGGCAGCAATATTCTCGACTCCGCGCAATTCGGCGACAGCGGCACCGGCGAGTTCTTCATGCGCGTGCATTTTCAGCAGGTGGGCGGCGATCCGGGTCTGAGTGCGTTGCGCACGTCGTTCGCGGCGCTCGCCGAACAGTTCGGTATGCGCTGGGAGTTGCACGATGCATCGGTGAAGCCGCGCGTCGTGATCATGGTGTCGAAGATCGGCCATTGCCTGAACGATCTGCTGTTCCGCTACCGCACCGGTCAGCTGGGTATCGAGATTCCGGCGATCATCTCGAACCACAAGGAGTTCTACCAGCTCGCCGCCAGCTATGACATTCCGTTCCATCACTTCCCGCTGATGGGCGGCACGCCCGACGCGAAGACCGCACAGGAAGCGCGCGTACTCGAAGTGATCGACGAGCATCAAGCGGATCTGGTGGTGCTTGCGCGCTACATGCAGATTCTGTCGCCGAAGCTGTGCGAAGCGCTTGCGGGCCGTGCGATCAATATTCACCACTCGTTCCTGCCGAGCTTCAAGGGCGCGAAGCCGTATTACCAGGCGTTCGACCGCGGCGTGAAGCTGATCGGCGCGACTGCCCACTACGTGACGACGGATCTCGACGAAGGTCCGATCATCGAGCAGGAAGTGGAACGGGTCGATCACAGCATGACGCCGGAGCAATTGACGGCGATCGGCCGCGACGTCGAATGCGTGACGCTTGCGCGCGCGGTGAAGTGGCACGTCGAGCATCGCGTCGTGTTGAACGGCAGCAAGACGGTGGTGTTTCGCTAG
- a CDS encoding DUF4743 domain-containing protein, which yields MTLPCITAARRFDVHAHLAFWIDAQQVGWIRSTDVPLLTRWPDVFEIDSTRVTLAPAFNTVDLRSAALGSVIGALAAEGRIPGWRNETYAIRNAFDAPPLAYIERAASRFFGTMTYAVHLNGVVEYADGAPQLWIARRSDAKATDPGMLDNVVAGGIGWGFGIDATIIKECWEEAGIPEEIAARAVAGRTAHVLQSLPEGTQAEQIFIYDLALPADFAPRNQDGEVGEHRLARIDEVARWIEEGAMTVDASLATLDCLLRRRWIDEDACPGIDTLFAPPALV from the coding sequence ATGACTTTGCCTTGCATCACCGCCGCGCGCCGTTTCGACGTTCACGCGCATCTGGCGTTCTGGATCGACGCCCAGCAGGTCGGCTGGATCCGTTCGACCGATGTGCCGCTGCTGACGCGTTGGCCCGACGTATTTGAAATCGACAGTACACGCGTGACGCTGGCCCCGGCCTTCAATACAGTCGATCTGCGCAGCGCGGCACTCGGCTCCGTGATCGGCGCGCTCGCCGCCGAAGGCCGGATTCCCGGCTGGCGCAACGAGACCTACGCGATCCGTAATGCGTTCGATGCGCCGCCGCTCGCGTACATCGAACGGGCGGCATCGCGCTTCTTCGGCACGATGACCTACGCGGTGCATCTGAACGGCGTCGTAGAATACGCGGATGGCGCCCCGCAATTGTGGATCGCGCGCCGCAGCGACGCCAAGGCGACCGATCCGGGCATGCTCGACAACGTCGTGGCGGGAGGGATCGGTTGGGGCTTCGGCATCGACGCGACAATCATCAAGGAGTGCTGGGAAGAAGCCGGCATTCCCGAGGAGATCGCCGCGCGCGCCGTGGCGGGCCGCACCGCACATGTGCTGCAATCGTTGCCGGAAGGCACACAGGCCGAACAGATCTTCATCTACGACCTCGCGCTGCCGGCCGATTTCGCGCCGCGCAATCAGGATGGCGAAGTGGGTGAGCATCGGCTCGCGCGCATCGACGAAGTAGCGCGCTGGATCGAAGAAGGCGCGATGACCGTGGACGCGAGTCTCGCCACGTTGGATTGCCTGCTGCGCCGCCGCTGGATCGATGAAGACGCGTGTCCGGGTATCGACACGTTGTTTGCGCCGCCTGCGCTTGTATAA
- a CDS encoding LysE family translocator, translating to MPNFLLFLATSIAITMAPGPDNLQVLARGISQGRAAGLVAALGFAAGITFHTTLAALGVAALLRSSPVAFEVIKLAGAAYLVWIGIKALRSQGLATAHERAPQPLMAVFRQSVLGNLLNPKVTLFFVVFLPQFVQPHGAQSVTVQMLELGVLFMLQTVVVFSLFGVCAGMIGGWLKRRPRVGVWLDRLAGATFIAIGIRVALRD from the coding sequence ATGCCCAACTTCCTGTTGTTTCTCGCCACATCGATTGCCATCACGATGGCGCCCGGTCCCGACAATCTGCAGGTGCTCGCGCGCGGTATTTCGCAAGGCCGCGCGGCCGGCCTCGTCGCCGCGCTCGGCTTTGCTGCCGGTATCACGTTTCACACTACATTGGCCGCGCTCGGCGTCGCCGCATTGTTGCGCTCGTCACCGGTGGCGTTCGAGGTGATCAAGCTGGCCGGCGCCGCGTATCTGGTCTGGATCGGCATCAAGGCGCTGCGTAGCCAGGGTCTCGCGACCGCGCATGAGCGCGCGCCGCAGCCGTTGATGGCGGTATTTCGCCAAAGCGTGCTCGGCAATCTGCTGAATCCGAAGGTGACGCTGTTCTTCGTCGTGTTCCTGCCGCAGTTCGTGCAGCCGCACGGCGCGCAGAGCGTGACGGTGCAAATGCTCGAACTTGGTGTGCTGTTCATGCTGCAGACGGTGGTGGTGTTCTCGCTGTTCGGCGTATGCGCGGGGATGATCGGCGGCTGGTTGAAGCGCCGGCCGCGCGTGGGCGTGTGGCTCGATCGGCTGGCCGGTGCGACGTTCATCGCGATCGGGATTCGCGTGGCGTTGCGCGACTGA
- a CDS encoding adenine phosphoribosyltransferase: MSNALAGAPLDAAEFVKSKIRTVPDWPQPGVQFRDITPLLQCPKSLRVLIDLFVQRYIDAKLDYVAGLDARGFIIGPIIAHELNLGFIPIRKQGKLPYKRVSESYELEYGTATVEIHEDACKPGDRIVIIDDLIATGGTMMAGKILLERIGAVVVEGAAIIDLPELGGSALLRKAGLPLYTVTEFGEH, encoded by the coding sequence ATGTCCAACGCGCTCGCGGGCGCGCCGCTCGATGCGGCCGAGTTCGTCAAAAGCAAGATTCGCACGGTGCCCGACTGGCCGCAGCCGGGCGTGCAGTTTCGCGACATCACGCCGCTACTGCAATGCCCGAAGTCGCTGCGCGTGCTGATCGACCTGTTCGTGCAGCGCTATATCGACGCGAAGCTCGACTATGTCGCCGGTCTGGATGCGCGCGGTTTCATCATCGGGCCGATCATCGCGCACGAGCTGAACCTCGGTTTCATCCCGATCCGCAAGCAGGGCAAGCTGCCGTACAAGCGCGTGTCGGAGTCGTACGAACTCGAATACGGCACCGCTACAGTCGAGATTCACGAGGATGCCTGCAAGCCGGGCGATCGCATCGTCATCATCGACGACCTGATCGCCACCGGCGGCACGATGATGGCCGGCAAGATTCTGCTCGAGCGGATCGGCGCGGTGGTGGTCGAAGGCGCGGCGATTATCGATCTGCCCGAACTGGGCGGCTCGGCGTTGCTGCGCAAGGCGGGCCTGCCGCTCTATACGGTGACTGAATTCGGCGAGCATTGA
- a CDS encoding cation:proton antiporter, producing the protein MISPLEMTLFLLLASVAGVVLFRFLNLPPMLGYLTVGIVVGPHAFGLIPDSVGAQNLAEFGVVFLMFSIGLEFSLSKLRSMRTLVFGLGLLQVIGTIAVAVSLGFVLERWVHITWQASVALGGALAMSSTAIVSKLLAERLEIETEHGRNIFGVLLFQDLAVVPLLIVISALGGDSKDLVSALGVAAIKIVVALALLLIVGQRFMTRWFNVVARRRSQELFILNLLLVTLGAAFITDKFGLSLALGAFIAGMLIAETPYRHQVEEDIKPFRDVLLGLFFVTTGMLLNPRVVWEHPFIVLGFLVGPILLKAVMVTGLSRLFGASPGVAMRTGIGLAQAGEFGFVLLNLILDKHLVDATLLQEILAAMLLSMLAAPFLIQNADRIVLRLSSTEWMMQSLQMTRIATQSLKQSGHVIICGYGRAGQNLARMLEHEGLSYVALDLDPDRVAAAAAAGESVVFGDAGRRESLLAAGIHRAAAIAITYANTPSALRVLHNIHELEPTLPVIVRTVDDADLEKLLAAGATEVIPEIVEGSLMLASHTLVVMGVPMRRVVRRVEEMRDERYALLRGYFHGADDVEDDDGHEQVRLQSVPVDENSDAVGRTLAELGLFDVGVEVTAIRRHGIRGVEPDPSTKLRASDIVVLRGLPEQLAEAEERLSKHRRAGAAAA; encoded by the coding sequence ATGATTTCCCCGCTCGAAATGACGCTGTTCCTGCTGCTGGCTTCTGTAGCGGGCGTGGTGCTCTTTCGCTTTCTGAATCTTCCGCCGATGCTCGGCTATCTGACGGTCGGCATTGTCGTGGGTCCGCACGCGTTCGGTCTGATTCCCGATTCGGTCGGCGCGCAGAATCTCGCCGAATTCGGCGTCGTGTTCCTGATGTTCTCGATCGGGCTGGAGTTTTCGCTGTCCAAGCTGCGCTCGATGCGCACGCTGGTATTCGGCCTTGGCCTGTTGCAGGTGATCGGCACGATCGCGGTAGCGGTGTCGCTTGGCTTCGTGCTGGAGCGCTGGGTGCACATCACGTGGCAGGCGAGCGTGGCGCTGGGCGGCGCACTGGCGATGTCGTCGACGGCAATCGTCAGCAAGTTGCTCGCGGAGCGGCTCGAAATCGAAACCGAGCACGGCCGCAACATCTTCGGCGTGCTGCTGTTCCAGGATCTGGCCGTGGTCCCGCTGTTGATCGTCATCTCGGCGTTGGGCGGCGATTCGAAGGACCTCGTCAGTGCGCTCGGGGTGGCGGCGATCAAGATCGTCGTGGCGTTGGCGTTGCTGTTGATCGTGGGTCAGCGCTTCATGACGCGCTGGTTCAACGTGGTGGCACGGCGCCGTTCTCAGGAATTGTTCATTCTCAATCTGTTGCTGGTGACGCTCGGCGCCGCGTTTATCACGGACAAATTCGGCCTCTCGCTGGCGCTCGGCGCGTTTATCGCCGGCATGCTGATCGCCGAAACGCCATACCGGCATCAGGTGGAAGAAGACATCAAGCCGTTTCGGGACGTACTGCTGGGTTTGTTCTTCGTGACCACCGGCATGCTGCTCAACCCGCGCGTGGTCTGGGAACACCCGTTCATCGTGCTCGGCTTCCTGGTCGGGCCGATCCTGCTGAAGGCGGTGATGGTGACGGGGTTGTCGCGCCTCTTCGGCGCGTCGCCGGGCGTCGCGATGCGCACCGGCATCGGCCTCGCGCAGGCCGGCGAATTCGGCTTCGTGCTGCTGAATCTGATTCTCGACAAGCATCTGGTGGACGCAACGCTGCTCCAGGAGATTCTCGCGGCGATGCTGCTGTCGATGCTGGCCGCGCCGTTCCTGATCCAGAACGCAGACCGTATCGTGCTGCGGCTGTCGTCGACTGAATGGATGATGCAATCGTTGCAGATGACGCGCATCGCGACGCAGAGCCTGAAGCAAAGCGGTCACGTGATCATCTGCGGTTACGGCCGGGCCGGGCAGAATCTGGCGCGGATGCTGGAACACGAAGGTCTGTCGTACGTCGCTTTGGACCTGGACCCGGACCGCGTGGCTGCTGCTGCGGCCGCCGGCGAATCGGTCGTGTTCGGCGATGCGGGGCGGCGCGAATCGCTGCTCGCCGCCGGTATTCATCGCGCCGCCGCGATCGCGATCACCTACGCGAACACGCCGTCGGCGCTGCGCGTGCTGCATAACATCCACGAACTGGAACCGACGCTGCCGGTGATCGTGCGTACCGTCGACGATGCCGATCTGGAAAAGCTGCTGGCCGCCGGCGCGACCGAAGTGATTCCGGAAATCGTCGAAGGCAGTCTGATGCTGGCCTCGCACACGCTGGTGGTCATGGGCGTGCCGATGCGGCGGGTGGTGCGGCGGGTCGAGGAAATGCGCGACGAGCGTTATGCGCTGCTGCGCGGCTATTTCCATGGCGCCGACGACGTCGAAGACGACGACGGTCACGAACAGGTGCGGCTACAATCGGTGCCGGTCGACGAAAACTCGGACGCGGTGGGCCGCACACTAGCGGAACTGGGGCTGTTCGATGTGGGCGTCGAAGTGACGGCAATCCGCCGGCACGGCATTCGCGGCGTCGAGCCGGACCCGTCCACCAAGCTGCGCGCAAGCGATATCGTGGTGCTGCGCGGTCTGCCCGAGCAGCTGGCCGAAGCCGAGGAGCGGCTCTCGAAGCATCGCCGGGCCGGGGCGGCCGCGGCCTGA
- the kdsD gene encoding arabinose 5-phosphate isomerase KdsD, with translation MIAKINGDRALALARDVLDIEADAVRALRDQLDDGFVGAVDFILGCRGRVVVSGIGKSGHVARKLAATLASTGTPAFFVHPAEASHGDLGMITTDDVFVALSNSGETEELVSILPLIKRMGAKLIAMTGRPSSSLAQLADVHLNSGVSKEACPMNLAPTASTTAALALGDALAVAVLDARGFGPDDFARSHPGGALGRRLLTYVRDVMRTGDQVPKVTPEATVRDALFQLTAKRMGMTAIVDHNDHVTGIFTDGDLRRVLERDGDFRELSIASVMTAGPRTIGPDHLAVEAVELMERHRINQMLVVDEAGKLIGALNMHDLFSKKVI, from the coding sequence ATGATAGCGAAAATCAATGGCGACCGGGCACTCGCGCTCGCTCGTGACGTGCTCGACATCGAAGCGGACGCCGTGCGCGCGCTTCGCGATCAACTCGACGATGGCTTCGTCGGGGCGGTCGATTTCATCCTGGGTTGCCGTGGACGCGTAGTCGTTTCCGGCATCGGCAAATCGGGGCACGTGGCCCGCAAGCTGGCGGCCACGCTCGCCAGCACCGGCACACCGGCGTTCTTCGTCCACCCCGCGGAAGCCAGTCACGGCGACCTCGGCATGATCACCACCGACGACGTCTTCGTCGCGTTGTCGAATTCCGGCGAAACCGAAGAACTGGTGTCCATTCTGCCGCTGATCAAGCGCATGGGCGCAAAACTGATCGCGATGACGGGCCGTCCGTCGTCGAGTCTCGCACAACTGGCCGACGTGCACCTGAATTCCGGCGTGTCGAAAGAAGCGTGTCCGATGAATCTCGCGCCCACCGCCAGCACCACCGCCGCGCTCGCGCTCGGCGACGCGCTCGCGGTCGCGGTGCTGGATGCGCGCGGTTTCGGTCCGGACGACTTCGCCCGCTCGCATCCGGGCGGCGCGCTCGGCCGGCGCCTGCTCACTTACGTACGCGACGTGATGCGCACCGGCGACCAGGTGCCGAAGGTGACGCCCGAGGCGACCGTACGCGACGCGCTGTTCCAGTTGACCGCCAAGCGCATGGGCATGACGGCGATCGTCGATCACAACGATCACGTTACCGGCATCTTCACCGACGGCGACTTGCGCCGCGTGCTCGAACGCGACGGCGACTTCCGCGAACTATCGATTGCCTCGGTCATGACCGCCGGCCCGCGCACCATCGGTCCGGACCACCTCGCCGTCGAAGCCGTGGAACTGATGGAGCGCCACCGGATCAATCAGATGCTGGTCGTCGACGAAGCAGGCAAGCTGATCGGCGCACTCAACATGCACGACCTGTTCTCGAAGAAGGTGATCTGA
- a CDS encoding HAD family hydrolase: MAAVPLTATERASRVKLMIFDVDGVLTDGGLLFTAEGDTMKAFNSMDGHGMKLLREAGIETAIITGRKSGIVAARAKEMHITHVYQGVQDKPQAFADLLKQTGVTPEECGYMGDDWVDLGVMLKVGFAAAPANSHPEVIARAHWVSEARGGHGAAREVCDTLLRAQHKYEALLAAACSGEQRGLVG; the protein is encoded by the coding sequence ATGGCCGCCGTGCCCCTTACCGCCACCGAACGCGCAAGCCGCGTCAAACTGATGATTTTCGACGTCGACGGCGTGCTGACCGACGGCGGCCTGCTGTTTACGGCGGAAGGCGACACGATGAAGGCGTTCAACTCGATGGACGGCCACGGCATGAAGCTGCTGCGCGAAGCGGGCATCGAGACGGCGATCATCACCGGCCGCAAGTCGGGTATCGTCGCGGCGCGGGCGAAGGAAATGCACATCACCCATGTCTATCAGGGCGTGCAAGACAAACCCCAAGCGTTCGCGGACCTGCTGAAGCAAACCGGCGTGACGCCGGAAGAATGCGGCTACATGGGCGACGACTGGGTCGATCTCGGCGTGATGCTGAAGGTCGGTTTCGCCGCGGCGCCGGCCAATTCGCATCCTGAAGTGATCGCCCGCGCCCACTGGGTGAGCGAAGCGCGTGGCGGTCACGGCGCGGCGCGCGAAGTATGCGACACCTTGCTGCGCGCGCAGCACAAATACGAGGCGCTTCTCGCGGCCGCCTGCAGCGGCGAACAGCGAGGCCTCGTCGGATGA
- the lptC gene encoding LPS export ABC transporter periplasmic protein LptC, with product MNQFRLTSLIPLVAMAALAGITWWLLQATMPRQNEGVVRPKEHTPDYFADNFSVSELDQSGSTQYRLTATHLIHYEDDELSDLVKPAMRAFQPGKPIVTATGDTGKVNGDASIVDLYDNARILRAAGNGDPQMQADSRHFRVLVNDDVIETEKPVKLQRGVSVMTASGMNYNNVTRVMQLFGNVRGAIAASEGSASSPKQPG from the coding sequence ATGAACCAGTTCCGCCTGACCTCACTGATTCCGCTCGTTGCAATGGCGGCGCTCGCCGGCATCACGTGGTGGCTGCTGCAAGCCACGATGCCGCGGCAAAACGAAGGCGTGGTGCGCCCGAAGGAGCATACGCCCGACTACTTCGCGGATAACTTCTCGGTTTCCGAACTCGACCAGTCGGGCTCGACGCAATACCGCCTGACCGCAACGCACCTGATCCATTACGAAGACGACGAACTGAGCGATCTGGTCAAGCCGGCCATGCGCGCCTTCCAGCCGGGCAAGCCGATCGTCACCGCGACCGGCGACACCGGCAAGGTGAACGGCGACGCCTCGATCGTGGATCTGTACGACAACGCGCGCATTCTGCGGGCGGCCGGCAACGGCGATCCGCAGATGCAAGCGGATTCGCGGCATTTCAGGGTGCTGGTCAACGACGATGTGATCGAGACCGAAAAGCCGGTTAAACTTCAGCGCGGCGTGTCTGTGATGACAGCCAGCGGCATGAACTACAACAACGTCACCCGGGTTATGCAGCTGTTCGGTAACGTGCGCGGCGCGATCGCCGCGTCCGAAGGCTCCGCCAGCTCGCCCAAGCAACCCGGGTAA
- the lptA gene encoding lipopolysaccharide transport periplasmic protein LptA — MNESFPRFDTGRSRTLSACRAGLAALFVALPLAGFAPLAHADRADKDKPLNIEADNMTYDDLKQVNIFTGHVVATKGTIVIKADRVEVTQDPQGYQYATGTSSGGNLSYFRQKREGLDEYIEGTAIRIDYDGKQDLTTLTTNATVKRLQGLSTLMDQVHGSVITYDGQNDFYTAKAGKDVAGPGNPNGRVRAMLSPRNGGAAPLNGASATLAPSTTIQGAPNQ; from the coding sequence ATGAACGAATCGTTCCCCCGTTTTGATACCGGCCGCTCGCGCACCCTGTCCGCGTGCCGCGCCGGACTCGCTGCGCTCTTTGTCGCGTTGCCGCTCGCCGGCTTCGCGCCGCTTGCGCACGCGGATCGCGCCGACAAGGACAAGCCGCTGAATATCGAAGCGGACAACATGACGTACGACGACCTGAAACAGGTCAACATCTTCACCGGCCACGTGGTTGCGACCAAAGGCACGATTGTGATCAAGGCCGATCGCGTCGAAGTCACGCAAGACCCGCAGGGCTATCAGTACGCCACCGGCACTTCGTCGGGCGGCAATCTGTCGTATTTCCGCCAGAAACGCGAAGGCCTCGACGAATACATTGAAGGCACGGCAATCCGCATCGACTACGACGGCAAGCAGGATCTGACCACGCTGACCACCAACGCCACCGTGAAGCGCCTGCAAGGTCTGTCCACGCTGATGGACCAGGTGCACGGCAGTGTCATCACGTATGACGGCCAGAACGACTTCTACACTGCGAAGGCGGGCAAGGACGTCGCCGGCCCGGGCAATCCGAACGGCCGCGTGCGCGCCATGCTGTCGCCGCGCAACGGCGGCGCAGCGCCGCTGAACGGCGCGTCGGCCACGCTCGCACCGTCCACCACGATCCAGGGAGCGCCGAACCAGTGA
- the lptB gene encoding LPS export ABC transporter ATP-binding protein encodes MSTSASLPNRKPAGTSSSLAVRSLKKRYGSRTVVKDVSLDVKSGEVVGLLGPNGAGKTTSFYMIVGLVPLDAGEIDLDGKSISLLPIHKRASLGLSYLPQEASVFRKLTVEENIRAVLELQHEDNGKRLSKDAITSRTEALLDELQIAHLRENPALSLSGGERRRVEIARALATNPSFILLDEPFAGVDPIAVLEIQKIVKFLKQRNIGVLITDHNVRETLGICDHAYIISDGSVLAAGAPSDIIENESVRRVYLGEHFRM; translated from the coding sequence GTGAGCACCTCCGCGTCCCTCCCCAATCGCAAGCCGGCCGGCACCAGCAGTTCGCTGGCGGTCCGTAGCCTGAAAAAGCGCTACGGCTCGCGCACGGTCGTCAAAGATGTATCGCTCGACGTCAAAAGCGGCGAAGTGGTCGGTCTGCTTGGCCCCAACGGCGCCGGCAAGACCACCTCGTTCTATATGATCGTCGGCCTCGTGCCGCTCGATGCGGGCGAAATCGATCTGGACGGCAAATCGATCAGCTTGCTGCCGATTCATAAGCGCGCATCGCTGGGTTTGTCGTATCTGCCGCAGGAAGCGTCGGTGTTCCGCAAGCTCACCGTCGAAGAAAACATTCGCGCGGTGCTGGAATTGCAGCACGAAGACAACGGCAAGCGGCTCTCGAAAGACGCCATCACCAGCCGCACCGAAGCGTTGCTCGACGAACTGCAGATCGCTCACCTGCGCGAGAATCCGGCGTTGTCGCTGTCGGGCGGCGAGCGGCGCCGGGTTGAAATTGCGCGTGCACTGGCCACCAATCCGAGCTTCATTCTGCTCGACGAACCGTTCGCGGGCGTCGATCCGATTGCGGTTCTGGAAATCCAGAAGATCGTCAAGTTCCTGAAACAGCGCAATATCGGCGTGCTCATCACCGACCACAACGTGCGCGAAACGCTAGGCATCTGCGATCACGCATACATCATCAGCGACGGCAGCGTGCTGGCCGCCGGTGCGCCAAGCGACATCATCGAAAACGAAAGCGTGCGGCGCGTCTATCTAGGCGAACACTTCCGCATGTAA